A single Cytobacillus sp. IB215665 DNA region contains:
- a CDS encoding MazG-like family protein: MNKKKARLRVNNLLDRCQDCPIKPTKVESVSHVEAVCNGCTVYQELLQLGKFLGTEKKKGVGKVPKALDLSVGEYFSLKKKGLKEKEIAEIKGVTKQRIYNWKYARREELNKAKCEDTGITDIVLMDVAAERVRQEMKWGKQRHSDGDWLKILVEEVGEVAQAMQINQGWGKSSDASDQYKELIHVAAVAVSMAEQIKEGQST; encoded by the coding sequence ATGAACAAAAAGAAAGCTAGATTAAGAGTTAATAATTTACTAGATCGTTGTCAAGATTGCCCTATTAAGCCAACGAAAGTTGAGTCAGTTTCACATGTTGAGGCTGTTTGTAACGGTTGTACAGTTTATCAAGAGTTACTGCAGTTAGGAAAATTCTTGGGAACTGAAAAGAAGAAAGGGGTGGGGAAGGTGCCAAAAGCATTAGATCTATCTGTTGGAGAATATTTCTCACTAAAGAAAAAGGGATTGAAAGAAAAAGAGATTGCAGAAATTAAAGGCGTGACAAAACAACGGATTTACAATTGGAAATACGCACGTAGAGAAGAATTGAACAAAGCAAAGTGTGAAGATACGGGCATAACAGATATTGTTCTTATGGATGTTGCAGCCGAAAGAGTAAGGCAAGAAATGAAGTGGGGGAAACAACGCCATTCAGACGGTGATTGGTTGAAAATATTAGTTGAAGAAGTGGGCGAGGTTGCACAAGCTATGCAAATTAACCAGGGATGGGGAAAGTCCTCAGATGCTTCTGATCAATACAAAGAACTCATTCATGTTGCAGCAGTTGCTGTGTCGATGGCTGAACAGATTAAGGAGGGACAAAGCACATGA
- a CDS encoding host-nuclease inhibitor Gam family protein has product MNQLHEQELEGIEEKKEGFAITDMDKLNWAFRKVSALRAKHNQITKLADAERERINQWEAKELRDIHNSLQFFETHISKYHANQLAENPKSKTISTPYGKTKARSSSEQIDKANEDALLKHVQASNLNDYIKPALMWGELKKSLNIVEINGQKVVVDELGQKVEGVSIKEANTKFSVEVD; this is encoded by the coding sequence ATGAACCAACTTCATGAGCAAGAGCTTGAGGGGATCGAGGAAAAAAAAGAAGGTTTTGCAATTACAGATATGGACAAACTCAACTGGGCGTTTCGCAAAGTATCAGCACTAAGGGCGAAGCACAATCAAATTACTAAACTAGCAGATGCAGAGCGTGAGCGCATAAATCAGTGGGAGGCTAAGGAACTAAGGGACATACATAATAGCCTCCAATTCTTCGAAACTCACATTTCTAAGTATCATGCGAACCAATTGGCTGAAAATCCAAAATCTAAAACTATAAGTACGCCCTACGGGAAAACGAAGGCTCGTAGTTCTAGTGAGCAAATTGACAAAGCTAACGAAGATGCCCTTTTAAAACACGTACAAGCCTCAAATTTGAACGATTATATCAAGCCTGCATTAATGTGGGGAGAGTTGAAGAAATCTCTTAACATTGTAGAAATAAACGGTCAGAAGGTAGTTGTCGATGAGTTAGGACAAAAAGTTGAAGGTGTCTCAATTAAAGAGGCAAATACGAAGTTTAGCGTGGAGGTGGACTGA
- a CDS encoding ERF family protein, translated as MNIYQKLVEVRKKVPYLQKESQGHQYKYVGSSDVLGAIRSELDAQGLLLLVAIKDHKVTTSGEDGKTLTYFTELDLLYTWVNAENPEEKIEIPFYAQGIDRAGEKGVGKSLTYGEKYFLLKFFNIATDNVDPDAFQEKQQDRKPQEKPSGDLLKEIKDTWKAKFSDFDINKKTQKTYKKNVDNLSKEQAEEFLSTLKAIKE; from the coding sequence TTGAATATCTATCAAAAATTAGTAGAAGTTCGTAAAAAAGTTCCCTATCTACAAAAAGAATCACAAGGGCATCAATACAAATATGTAGGTAGCTCTGATGTTTTAGGAGCTATAAGAAGTGAATTAGATGCTCAAGGCTTACTTTTACTAGTTGCTATTAAAGATCACAAGGTGACAACAAGTGGTGAAGATGGCAAAACTCTAACTTATTTTACGGAGCTAGATTTACTTTATACATGGGTGAATGCTGAAAATCCCGAAGAGAAAATTGAGATCCCTTTCTATGCTCAAGGTATCGATAGAGCTGGGGAAAAAGGGGTAGGAAAAAGTCTCACATATGGTGAAAAATACTTCCTTCTTAAATTCTTCAACATCGCAACAGATAACGTTGATCCTGACGCATTTCAAGAAAAGCAGCAAGATAGAAAACCTCAAGAAAAGCCGAGTGGGGATTTATTAAAAGAGATCAAAGATACATGGAAAGCTAAGTTTTCGGACTTTGACATAAACAAAAAGACGCAAAAAACCTATAAGAAGAACGTGGACAACCTTAGTAAAGAACAAGCCGAAGAGTTCCTATCAACATTAAAAGCCATTAAGGAGTGA
- a CDS encoding single-stranded DNA-binding protein yields MLNKCIFIGRLTRDPELRHGGTGIAIATFTLAVNRFNNQEADFLPIKLFKKQAENAANYLKKGSLCAVEARVQTGSYEKDGKKQFTTDFVANQVVFLDQKSSNDSKNEQPVEISDDDLPF; encoded by the coding sequence ATGTTAAATAAATGCATTTTCATAGGACGTTTAACTCGTGATCCTGAGTTGAGGCATGGAGGTACTGGAATAGCAATAGCTACATTTACCCTTGCTGTTAACCGTTTTAATAATCAAGAAGCCGATTTTTTACCTATCAAGTTATTTAAAAAACAAGCTGAAAATGCAGCCAATTATTTAAAAAAAGGTAGTTTATGCGCAGTCGAAGCTCGTGTTCAAACAGGGAGCTATGAAAAAGACGGCAAAAAACAGTTTACAACCGACTTTGTAGCAAATCAAGTTGTCTTTTTAGATCAAAAAAGCAGTAATGACAGTAAAAATGAGCAACCTGTAGAGATTTCGGACGATGATTTACCATTTTAG